A portion of the Sulfuriferula sp. AH1 genome contains these proteins:
- the gloB gene encoding hydroxyacylglutathione hydrolase, protein MNTDLHITPIAAFSDNYIWVIHNQRYAVAVDPGDANAVTAFLRQHDLSLAAILITHHHHDHTGGNEALVLAFNVPVYGPSRESIPCLTHPLSESSTIRLEELDLELRILDVPGHTAGHIAYYADGMLFCGDTLFGCGCGRLFEGTPEQMLASLSKLGQLPENTSVYCAHEYTLSNIEFALTLEPDNQALQARAATDLNSILEGRPTLPSTIARERATNPFLRCHLPSARVAAQQATGKSITGIVEIFSALRTLKNDFRTS, encoded by the coding sequence ATGAATACCGATTTACACATTACCCCAATTGCCGCATTCAGCGATAATTATATATGGGTTATTCATAATCAGCGTTACGCCGTTGCGGTTGATCCCGGCGATGCCAATGCTGTGACTGCATTTCTGCGCCAGCATGATCTGTCTCTTGCCGCCATTTTAATCACCCATCATCACCATGACCATACGGGAGGCAATGAGGCGCTGGTTTTAGCCTTTAACGTTCCCGTATATGGCCCTTCGCGCGAAAGCATCCCCTGCCTGACCCATCCCTTATCGGAAAGCAGCACAATCCGGCTCGAAGAGCTTGATCTCGAACTGCGGATACTGGATGTCCCAGGGCATACCGCAGGCCATATCGCCTATTACGCAGACGGCATGCTGTTTTGCGGTGACACCTTGTTTGGCTGCGGGTGCGGCCGTTTGTTCGAGGGAACACCCGAGCAAATGCTGGCCTCGCTTAGCAAATTGGGCCAATTGCCAGAAAATACAAGCGTCTACTGCGCGCATGAATATACTTTGAGCAATATCGAATTTGCCCTCACACTGGAACCCGATAACCAGGCGCTGCAAGCCCGCGCTGCAACAGACCTTAACAGCATTCTCGAGGGCCGCCCAACTCTGCCTTCCACCATTGCCCGGGAACGGGCGACCAACCCGTTCCTGCGCTGTCACTTACCCAGCGCGCGCGTTGCTGCCCAACAGGCGACAGGCAAATCCATTACCGGTATTGTTGAAATATTCAGCGCACTGCGTACCCTCAAAAACGATTTTCGTACGTCCTAA
- a CDS encoding LysM peptidoglycan-binding domain-containing protein: MIELRNFETFPNKFKQFLLCFGLLAPLASIADSGIISSAAASSNNTYISTAPTSASGNANTQNSANDQGDTADLWDRIRMGFGMDTLDTPLVATHINWYAQRPEYVRRMVERSRRYLYHILGEVEKRGMPTEIALLPMVESAFNPMAYSTSHASGIWQFVPATGKDFGLKQNGWYDGRRDIIAATDAALDYLTKLHNQFGTWELALAAYNCGEGCVARAIAKNQAQGLPTDYLSLNLPTETRHYVPKLLAVKQIIADPESAGLNLDSIPNQAYFTTVTLTKPIDVSLAAKLANMPVNEFVSLNPAYNKPVVRSDTPAQLLLPVDKVDTFSNNLQNYDRPLVTWQVYAAKIGERISTIAKKFGVTVTWLKEHNPIQLSHKGKLTSDHALMVPLKGNADNTYATDKTNNKIALAEPGIVKVSMQDTPGQGIPNKTARIEQSHQEKMPREITVKAGDTLYNLATRYQVTAHELAQWNKIKPNQLKLGQTLIVAAPNDSHETSSKHETNDRQDKSGSRKADKKPVRQEKPRHYIVRKGDTLSSIAQKYDLAIDDIQRWNKLKHHAVLQPGSKLLLKSG; this comes from the coding sequence ATGATCGAATTGCGAAATTTTGAAACTTTCCCGAATAAATTCAAGCAATTTCTGCTATGCTTCGGCTTGCTGGCACCTCTCGCGAGCATCGCAGACAGCGGCATTATCAGCTCGGCCGCCGCATCATCGAATAATACCTACATCAGTACTGCACCAACCAGCGCTTCCGGCAATGCCAACACGCAAAATTCCGCGAATGACCAGGGCGATACAGCCGATTTATGGGATCGTATCCGCATGGGTTTTGGGATGGATACGCTGGATACACCTTTGGTGGCGACGCATATCAACTGGTACGCGCAGCGTCCGGAGTATGTGCGCCGCATGGTTGAACGCAGCCGCCGCTATCTTTACCATATTCTCGGCGAAGTCGAAAAACGTGGCATGCCCACCGAGATAGCCCTTCTGCCCATGGTTGAGAGCGCATTCAACCCCATGGCTTATTCGACCAGCCATGCCTCAGGCATATGGCAATTCGTCCCGGCTACCGGCAAGGATTTCGGCCTGAAACAAAACGGCTGGTACGACGGTCGGCGCGATATTATCGCTGCCACAGACGCCGCTCTGGATTATCTGACCAAGCTGCATAACCAGTTCGGTACCTGGGAGCTGGCTCTGGCTGCCTACAATTGCGGCGAAGGCTGCGTTGCACGCGCCATTGCCAAGAATCAGGCGCAAGGCCTGCCCACAGACTATCTGAGCCTGAATCTGCCTACCGAAACGCGGCATTACGTGCCAAAATTGCTGGCCGTCAAGCAAATCATCGCCGACCCCGAAAGTGCAGGGCTTAATCTGGACAGTATTCCCAACCAGGCCTACTTCACCACCGTTACATTAACCAAACCAATCGATGTAAGCCTTGCGGCCAAGCTGGCAAATATGCCCGTCAATGAATTTGTATCGCTCAATCCTGCGTACAACAAACCGGTAGTGCGCTCGGATACCCCTGCGCAACTGTTATTGCCGGTAGACAAGGTCGACACCTTCTCCAACAATCTGCAAAACTATGATCGCCCACTCGTCACCTGGCAAGTTTACGCAGCCAAAATTGGTGAACGTATCAGCACCATTGCCAAAAAATTCGGTGTCACTGTCACATGGCTGAAGGAACATAATCCCATTCAGCTTTCACATAAAGGCAAACTCACCAGCGACCATGCACTTATGGTTCCGCTGAAAGGTAACGCTGATAACACCTATGCAACAGATAAAACCAATAATAAAATCGCTTTGGCTGAACCAGGCATAGTGAAAGTCTCGATGCAAGATACTCCAGGTCAGGGCATACCCAATAAAACCGCCAGGATCGAACAATCGCATCAGGAGAAGATGCCAAGAGAAATCACTGTCAAGGCCGGCGACACCCTGTACAACCTGGCCACACGTTATCAGGTGACAGCTCATGAACTGGCTCAATGGAACAAGATCAAACCCAATCAGCTCAAATTGGGCCAGACGCTTATCGTAGCGGCACCTAATGACAGCCACGAGACATCCAGCAAACATGAGACCAATGACAGACAAGACAAATCAGGATCACGCAAAGCAGACAAAAAACCGGTCAGACAGGAAAAGCCTCGACATTACATCGTCAGGAAAGGCGACACTCTGTCCAGCATCGCGCAAAAGTACGATCTTGCAATAGATGACATTCAGCGCTGGAACAAACTCAAGCATCACGCCGTTCTCCAACCCGGATCAAAGCTGTTGCTCAAATCCGGTTAA
- a CDS encoding class I SAM-dependent methyltransferase, whose translation MTTRYTSFTEWLTSPLGQYLQEREQAYFDQTVVDLFGFNALQIGLPHWEMLRNSRIPHRFCVGAHAGDVLAEPTHLPFANQSVDLLVLPHLLEFSNYPHQILREAERVLIAEGNLLISGFNPRSLWGLHRWYKRSCGDYPWRGDFVNLGRLKDWLSLLGCDIVGGRMCCYAPPLSNAGLMQHFEFMEAAGDRWWAMGGGVYFIHAVKRVHGMRLITPRWQGRSKFARALSPATRSLQNGSKCCDK comes from the coding sequence ATGACAACTCGTTACACTTCATTTACCGAATGGCTGACCAGTCCGTTAGGGCAGTATCTGCAGGAGCGTGAGCAGGCATATTTCGATCAGACTGTGGTCGATCTGTTTGGATTCAATGCCTTGCAAATCGGTTTGCCGCACTGGGAAATGTTGCGTAACAGCCGTATCCCGCATCGTTTTTGCGTTGGCGCTCATGCCGGTGATGTACTGGCAGAGCCTACCCATTTGCCGTTTGCCAATCAATCGGTTGATCTGCTGGTATTGCCGCATCTGCTTGAGTTTTCCAACTATCCACATCAAATCTTGCGAGAAGCCGAACGTGTGCTGATTGCCGAAGGGAATCTGCTGATCAGCGGCTTCAATCCCCGCAGTCTATGGGGATTGCATCGCTGGTATAAGCGTAGTTGCGGCGATTACCCGTGGCGTGGTGATTTTGTCAATCTTGGCCGTCTGAAGGATTGGTTGTCATTGCTGGGGTGCGATATCGTCGGTGGACGCATGTGCTGTTATGCCCCGCCTTTGAGCAACGCCGGCCTGATGCAGCATTTCGAATTCATGGAGGCAGCAGGGGATCGCTGGTGGGCAATGGGTGGCGGCGTATATTTTATTCATGCGGTCAAGCGTGTGCACGGGATGCGTCTGATTACCCCGCGCTGGCAAGGGAGGAGCAAATTCGCGCGCGCGCTGAGTCCGGCGACACGCAGTTTACAGAATGGAAGCAAATGTTGTGATAAATAA